From Sphingomonas hengshuiensis, one genomic window encodes:
- a CDS encoding glutathione S-transferase family protein, giving the protein MTTILYHGEPNGPSLTVLAAAFEKQVELTLERIDLVAGARHAAPVPRAMEVDQSIEGEGPVLVVDGVAMADSVFIACYLDAVGSGPALRPADPYARWQMMAWCRYVIERLAPAAAYLGLEHSPPAAVPAGIASVDLAERWRDAVEGRFDPGKLADSRAKVTQAIDRIAAQLADGRDWLMGDFSIADLETYAWLAGMPALLPAAFEASPSTTAWLARTKARPAVARALALASSPAPESVWAPGPEINRWG; this is encoded by the coding sequence ATGACGACGATCCTGTATCACGGCGAACCCAATGGCCCGTCGCTGACCGTGCTGGCGGCCGCATTCGAGAAGCAGGTCGAGCTCACGCTCGAGCGGATCGATCTCGTCGCCGGCGCGCGCCACGCGGCGCCGGTGCCGCGCGCGATGGAAGTCGACCAGTCGATCGAGGGTGAGGGCCCCGTGCTCGTGGTAGACGGCGTGGCGATGGCGGACAGCGTGTTCATCGCCTGCTATCTCGACGCGGTCGGTAGCGGTCCGGCGCTGCGCCCGGCGGATCCCTATGCTCGCTGGCAGATGATGGCGTGGTGCCGCTATGTGATCGAACGGCTGGCGCCCGCCGCCGCCTATCTCGGGCTGGAACACAGCCCGCCCGCCGCGGTGCCCGCCGGCATCGCCAGCGTCGACCTGGCGGAACGATGGCGCGATGCGGTGGAGGGCCGGTTCGATCCAGGCAAACTGGCCGACAGCCGGGCCAAGGTGACGCAGGCGATCGACAGGATCGCGGCGCAGCTGGCCGACGGGCGCGACTGGCTGATGGGGGATTTCAGCATCGCCGATCTCGAAACCTATGCCTGGCTGGCCGGCATGCCCGCGCTGCTGCCGGCAGCGTTCGAGGCAAGCCCGTCGACCACCGCGTGGCTGGCCCGCACCAAGGCGCGCCCCGCCGTCGCGCGCGCGCTGGCGCTGGCGTCGAGCCCGGCACCGGAATCGGTCTGGGCCCCTGGCCCTGAAATCAATCGGTGGGGGTGA
- a CDS encoding glutathione S-transferase family protein: protein MMAETGRVKLYHWEPNANSGKPMLTLFEKGVAFDSHYLDLLAFDQHQPAYLAVNPLGTIPAMTHGDRVLTESTAMMEYVDDAFAGPRLMPADPVDAWRVRWWMKFMDQWLAPSFSMIGWSVFVGPSVRQRDPAELDAAIERIPMPERRVAWRKAISGAFSEEEMTESRRRVASGIGLLEQALAQREWLGSDAYSLADINGFNLAYALPLSQPQLSNDTLTPNIMRWLRAIYARPATRACWALGRTDMARRVTILEGAAA, encoded by the coding sequence ATGATGGCGGAAACAGGTCGCGTGAAGCTGTATCATTGGGAGCCCAACGCCAATTCGGGCAAGCCGATGCTGACCTTGTTCGAAAAGGGCGTGGCGTTCGACAGCCACTATCTCGATCTGCTGGCGTTCGATCAGCACCAGCCGGCCTATCTGGCGGTCAATCCGCTCGGCACGATCCCGGCGATGACGCATGGCGATCGGGTGCTGACCGAATCCACTGCGATGATGGAATATGTCGATGATGCATTTGCCGGTCCACGGCTGATGCCGGCCGATCCGGTGGATGCGTGGCGCGTCCGCTGGTGGATGAAATTCATGGATCAGTGGCTCGCGCCGAGCTTCTCGATGATCGGGTGGAGCGTGTTCGTCGGCCCGTCGGTGCGGCAGCGCGATCCGGCCGAACTCGACGCGGCGATCGAGCGTATCCCGATGCCCGAGCGGCGCGTGGCCTGGCGCAAGGCGATCAGCGGCGCGTTCTCCGAGGAGGAGATGACCGAATCGCGCCGCCGCGTGGCATCGGGCATCGGCTTGCTGGAGCAAGCGCTGGCGCAGCGCGAATGGCTTGGCTCGGACGCCTATAGTCTTGCCGATATCAACGGCTTCAATCTCGCTTATGCGCTGCCGCTGTCGCAGCCCCAGCTCTCGAACGACACGCTGACGCCCAACATCATGCGCTGGCTCCGCGCGATCTACGCCCGCCCGGCGACCAGGGCGTGCTGGGCCTTGGGCCGCACCGACATGGCCAGGCGCGTCACCATATTGGAGGGGGCCGCGGCATGA
- a CDS encoding helix-turn-helix transcriptional regulator — MAHSEELSRFLKSARARLSPADVGLPAGERRRTKGLRREEVAALAGMSVTWYTWFEQGREVQLSVPMIERLGRTLRLDANEREFLFALAQHRPPPLESQIDETIRPATQHLMDSLAIPALVIVEDWTVIGWNRLVARAFRDYAPLPRTERNLFKILMLSERYRNDAAHYREMGQRLVARFKWDYSRTSQPEIFDAIIAEMLEHSDLFRECWQESTILPYSEHVNIAQMPGIGDISFWHSSYGVEEVPGQRLILFAPRDPESARRLAQLAAATNEAATDTGPPAGEAQPAADRDQEASATGVS, encoded by the coding sequence ATGGCGCATAGCGAAGAGCTGTCCCGGTTCCTCAAATCGGCGCGCGCACGCCTGTCGCCGGCGGATGTCGGCCTGCCCGCGGGGGAGCGGCGGCGCACCAAGGGGCTGCGCCGCGAGGAAGTCGCCGCGCTCGCCGGGATGAGCGTCACCTGGTACACCTGGTTCGAGCAGGGCCGCGAAGTGCAATTGTCGGTGCCGATGATCGAGCGGCTTGGCCGAACGCTCAGGCTGGATGCCAACGAGCGCGAATTTCTGTTCGCGCTGGCGCAGCATCGGCCGCCGCCGCTGGAAAGCCAGATCGACGAAACGATCCGCCCGGCCACGCAACATCTGATGGACAGCCTGGCCATCCCCGCGCTGGTGATCGTCGAGGATTGGACCGTGATCGGCTGGAACCGGCTCGTCGCGCGCGCCTTCCGCGATTATGCGCCGCTGCCGCGCACCGAGCGCAACCTGTTCAAGATATTGATGCTCAGCGAACGCTATCGCAACGATGCGGCGCATTATCGCGAGATGGGGCAGCGGCTCGTCGCCCGCTTCAAATGGGATTACAGCCGCACCTCACAGCCCGAGATTTTCGACGCGATCATCGCCGAGATGCTGGAGCATTCCGATCTGTTCCGCGAATGCTGGCAGGAATCGACCATCCTGCCCTATTCGGAACACGTCAATATCGCGCAGATGCCGGGGATCGGCGATATCAGCTTCTGGCATAGCTCCTACGGCGTGGAGGAAGTGCCCGGCCAGCGGCTGATCCTGTTCGCGCCGCGCGATCCGGAAAGCGCCCGGCGCCTGGCGCAACTTGCCGCAGCGACAAACGAGGCCGCGACCGACACCGGGCCGCCGGCGGGCGAGGCCCAGCCGGCGGCGGATCGGGATCAGGAGGCCAGCGCCACCGGCGTCTCCTGA
- a CDS encoding PQQ-dependent dehydrogenase, methanol/ethanol family, protein MAAVATRPAARAQGVVDAARITAGAPGEWLSTGRTYDEQRFSPLSQLTPATIATLGLAWSADLDTARGQEATPLMIDGALYVSTAWSMVKAYDARTGQPLWSYDPEVPRETLIKACCDAVNRGVAAWGDRLFVGTLDGRLVALDRHSGKPVWSVVTLDQTGNATITGAPRIVNGLVIIGNGGAEFGARGYVTAYDAATGKQAWRFYTVPARPGSEREPEYLKAAAATWFGDYWKQGGGGTVWDAMAYDPALDLLYIGVGNGSPWNQAYRSEGRGDNLYLSSIVAIHAKTGAYAWHYQTTPGDSWDFTATQHIMLADVTIDGRPRKVLMQAPKNGFFYVLDRTNGKLISARNYVPVNWATGIDMQTGRPIETPEARYYKTGKPFIGSPGATGAHSWQPMAFDPNTGLVFIPANLAAFPYIPDPAWKPAKLGFNVGIDLGKAAMPAIPAVRDAAAAATTGALIAWDPIAQQERWRVSYQGPWNGGLLATGGGLVFQGSAAGEFAAFAAADGRKLWSFAAQTGIVAAPISYELDGQQYIAVLAGWGGVWALAPGTLIDKSGPARNISRLLVFKAGGTATLPPPPPLDKAPLDPPPSTATPQVIAAGGDRFARFCGVCHGDAAVGGTLVPDLRRSGVINDAAAWQAIVHGGALKDNGMVGFASVMTASEIETVRHYVIKRANEDKALEQRNTTAARPASRKS, encoded by the coding sequence ATGGCGGCGGTGGCGACCCGCCCCGCCGCCCGCGCGCAGGGCGTGGTGGATGCGGCGCGCATCACCGCCGGCGCGCCGGGGGAATGGCTGTCCACCGGGCGCACCTATGACGAGCAGAGGTTCAGCCCGCTGTCGCAGCTGACTCCCGCCACCATCGCCACGCTCGGCCTGGCCTGGTCGGCCGATCTCGATACCGCGCGCGGCCAGGAGGCGACGCCGCTGATGATCGATGGTGCGCTCTACGTGTCGACCGCGTGGAGCATGGTAAAGGCCTATGATGCCCGCACCGGCCAGCCCCTCTGGTCCTATGATCCGGAGGTCCCGCGCGAGACGCTGATCAAGGCGTGCTGCGACGCGGTGAATCGTGGCGTCGCCGCGTGGGGCGATCGGCTGTTCGTCGGCACGCTGGACGGACGGCTCGTCGCGCTCGATCGCCACAGCGGCAAGCCGGTGTGGAGTGTCGTCACGCTGGATCAGACGGGCAATGCCACGATCACCGGCGCGCCGCGCATCGTCAACGGGCTGGTCATCATCGGCAATGGCGGCGCCGAATTCGGCGCGCGCGGCTATGTCACCGCCTATGATGCGGCGACCGGCAAACAGGCCTGGCGCTTCTATACCGTCCCGGCCAGGCCCGGCAGCGAGCGCGAGCCAGAGTATCTGAAGGCAGCGGCGGCGACCTGGTTCGGCGACTATTGGAAACAGGGCGGCGGCGGCACGGTGTGGGACGCGATGGCCTATGATCCCGCACTCGATCTGCTGTATATCGGCGTCGGCAACGGATCGCCGTGGAACCAGGCCTATCGATCCGAAGGCCGGGGCGACAATCTGTATCTGTCGTCGATCGTCGCGATCCACGCCAAGACCGGCGCCTATGCCTGGCATTACCAGACCACGCCGGGCGACAGCTGGGATTTCACCGCGACGCAGCACATCATGCTCGCCGATGTCACGATCGATGGCCGCCCGCGCAAAGTGCTGATGCAGGCGCCGAAGAACGGCTTTTTCTACGTGCTGGATCGCACCAATGGAAAGCTGATCTCGGCCAGGAATTACGTGCCGGTCAATTGGGCGACCGGCATCGACATGCAAACCGGGCGGCCGATCGAGACGCCCGAGGCGCGCTATTACAAGACGGGCAAGCCGTTCATCGGCTCGCCCGGCGCGACCGGCGCGCATAGCTGGCAGCCGATGGCGTTCGATCCCAACACCGGGCTGGTGTTCATCCCTGCCAATCTCGCGGCCTTTCCCTATATTCCCGATCCGGCCTGGAAACCGGCCAAGCTCGGCTTCAACGTCGGTATCGACCTGGGCAAGGCGGCGATGCCCGCAATCCCTGCGGTGCGCGATGCCGCCGCCGCCGCGACCACCGGCGCGCTGATCGCCTGGGATCCGATCGCGCAGCAGGAGCGCTGGCGGGTGTCCTATCAGGGCCCGTGGAATGGTGGCTTGCTGGCGACCGGCGGCGGATTGGTGTTCCAGGGCAGCGCGGCGGGGGAATTCGCTGCCTTCGCCGCCGCCGATGGCCGCAAATTATGGTCGTTCGCCGCGCAGACCGGGATCGTCGCCGCGCCGATCAGCTACGAGCTCGATGGACAGCAATATATCGCCGTGCTCGCCGGCTGGGGCGGCGTCTGGGCGCTGGCGCCCGGCACGCTGATCGACAAGAGCGGCCCGGCGCGCAACATCAGCCGGCTGCTGGTGTTCAAGGCGGGCGGCACGGCGACGCTGCCCCCGCCCCCGCCGCTCGACAAGGCGCCGCTCGATCCGCCGCCTTCGACCGCCACGCCGCAGGTGATTGCCGCGGGCGGCGATCGTTTTGCCCGGTTCTGCGGCGTCTGCCACGGCGATGCTGCGGTGGGCGGCACGCTGGTGCCCGATCTGCGCCGCAGCGGCGTGATCAACGATGCCGCGGCGTGGCAGGCGATCGTGCATGGCGGCGCGCTGAAGGACAATGGCATGGTCGGCTTCGCGTCGGTGATGACCGCGTCGGAGATCGAAACCGTGCGGCATTATGTGATCAAGCGGGCAAACGAGGATAAGGCGTTGGAGCAGCGCAACACCACGGCCGCCCGGCCCGCCAGCAGGAAGTCCTGA
- a CDS encoding SDR family oxidoreductase: MAEEPNKTPMADVRGKTAFITGGANGIGLGIARALVKAGANVVIADIRDSSLAEARAALAADSQVETVQLDVTDRAGFARAADAAEARFGKIHLLIGNAGIGVMGPILDTKYDDWDWAMGVNFGGVINGLVTILPRIKAHGEGGQVVTTSSQSALIPVPMTATYTAAKAAVLGLMETIRGELAPDNIGVSAFLPGPVQSNIAMSGELRPEAFKQDSGYIDREAQLEKRPVSPLWMTPEEVGERVLAGIRANDLYILTHPEFAPGMRTRFDAILASMPDEPINQPRAEAIGFLLGNPVFDAQLARRTKQEELA, from the coding sequence ATGGCCGAAGAGCCCAACAAAACCCCTATGGCCGACGTGCGCGGCAAGACGGCGTTCATCACCGGTGGCGCCAACGGCATCGGCCTCGGGATCGCGCGCGCGCTGGTCAAGGCCGGCGCCAATGTCGTGATCGCCGATATCCGCGACTCGTCGCTGGCCGAGGCCAGGGCCGCGCTGGCGGCGGATTCGCAGGTCGAGACGGTGCAGCTCGACGTCACCGATCGCGCCGGCTTCGCCCGCGCCGCCGATGCTGCGGAAGCGCGCTTCGGCAAGATCCATCTGCTGATCGGCAATGCCGGGATCGGCGTGATGGGGCCGATCCTCGATACCAAATATGATGATTGGGATTGGGCGATGGGAGTCAATTTCGGCGGCGTGATCAATGGTCTGGTCACGATCCTGCCGCGCATCAAGGCGCATGGCGAAGGCGGGCAGGTGGTTACCACCTCGTCGCAATCGGCGCTGATCCCGGTGCCGATGACCGCCACCTATACCGCCGCCAAGGCCGCCGTGCTGGGGCTGATGGAAACGATCCGGGGCGAACTGGCGCCCGACAATATCGGCGTGTCGGCCTTCCTCCCCGGTCCCGTGCAATCCAACATCGCCATGTCGGGCGAATTGCGCCCCGAGGCGTTCAAGCAGGATAGCGGCTATATCGATCGCGAGGCGCAACTGGAGAAGCGGCCGGTCTCGCCTTTGTGGATGACGCCCGAGGAGGTCGGCGAGCGGGTACTTGCCGGCATTCGCGCCAACGATTTGTACATCCTGACGCATCCCGAATTCGCCCCGGGGATGCGCACGCGGTTCGACGCGATCCTCGCCTCGATGCCCGACGAGCCGATCAACCAGCCGCGCGCCGAGGCAATCGGCTTCCTGCTCGGCAATCCCGTGTTCGACGCGCAACTGGCCCGTCGCACCAAGCAGGAGGAACTCGCATGA
- a CDS encoding SDR family NAD(P)-dependent oxidoreductase: protein MTKVAGRTAFITGGGSGVALGQAKVFAAAGCKIAIADIRQDHLDEAMAYFAGTDAEVMPIKLDITDRAAFAAAADAVEARLGPVELLFNTAGVSIFGPLQNATFDDWDWQLDVNLKGVINGIQTFLPRMIARNNGGHIINTASMSAFVALPNSGIYCTSKMAIRGLSECLAMDLAETGIGVSMLCPGAVNTNIHEAVLTRPAHLQQTGYYGADPERMAQLKRVIAVGMEPETLARYVLAGVEADELYILPYPEFRGTLEDIHARVMTALANPEDDPEYEARAAHGVPGGQKPRPAQ from the coding sequence ATGACCAAGGTTGCCGGGCGCACCGCGTTCATCACCGGCGGCGGATCGGGCGTCGCATTGGGCCAGGCGAAGGTCTTCGCCGCCGCCGGGTGCAAGATCGCCATCGCCGATATTCGGCAGGACCATCTTGACGAAGCGATGGCCTATTTCGCCGGCACCGATGCCGAGGTGATGCCGATCAAGCTCGACATCACCGATCGCGCGGCTTTTGCCGCCGCCGCCGATGCCGTGGAGGCGCGGCTGGGGCCGGTGGAATTGCTGTTCAACACCGCCGGCGTGTCGATCTTCGGCCCGCTGCAGAACGCGACCTTCGACGATTGGGATTGGCAGCTCGACGTCAATCTGAAGGGCGTGATCAACGGTATCCAGACCTTCCTGCCGCGCATGATCGCGCGCAACAATGGCGGGCATATCATCAACACCGCATCGATGTCGGCGTTCGTCGCGCTCCCCAATTCGGGCATTTATTGCACGTCCAAGATGGCGATCCGGGGCCTCTCGGAATGCCTTGCCATGGATCTGGCCGAGACCGGGATCGGCGTGTCGATGCTGTGCCCGGGCGCGGTCAACACCAATATCCACGAAGCGGTGCTGACGCGCCCGGCGCATCTCCAGCAGACCGGCTATTACGGCGCCGACCCCGAGCGCATGGCCCAGCTGAAGCGGGTGATCGCGGTGGGCATGGAGCCCGAGACGCTGGCCCGCTATGTGCTGGCGGGCGTGGAGGCGGATGAGCTGTACATCCTGCCCTATCCCGAATTCCGGGGCACGCTGGAGGATATTCACGCGCGCGTGATGACGGCGCTGGCCAATCCCGAGGATGATCCGGAGTATGAAGCGCGCGCCGCGCACGGCGTACCCGGTGGGCAGAAACCGCGACCTGCTCAGTAA
- a CDS encoding AMP-binding protein — protein MRSIDYFDRGHDLDPHRPALIDVASDERLTFAEVKLRTERIAAALYAAGFANQQPIALYGTNSAAIMIALLAIWRANGIWVPVNTRNAVDANAAYLNYVRCKWMFYHSSMATDVAALRQAVPTLTRFVCLDRALGEDPSLEEFVATTGGTTLPDFSDPFGAPDDVVGLFPTGGTTGPSKGVVVTNSGWGTMLETLGTAVAGKTDDPVSLVVAPITHAAGPVALGTLALGATQVILPGFDAAQVLETIAAHRVTHMYLPPTALYVLLGAPELGRHDVSSLRFFILVGSPVSPEKLRQAVEAFGPCMCQAYGQVESPMITTWLPPETVAAAAAGVHPERLASCGRPTRSVQVAIMDDAGALLPDGERGEIVVRGLLVSKEYFDLPDATAEARTFGWHHTGDVAYRDAHGFFYIVDRKKDMVVTGGFNVFTAEVEAAVTELAEVRECAVIGVPHEKWGEAVHAIVVADGIDAATIIAHAKARLGGVKAPKSVTFVTEIARTPAGKMDKKALRADHWRGDRLVN, from the coding sequence ATGCGATCGATCGACTATTTCGACCGCGGGCACGATCTCGATCCGCATCGCCCCGCGCTGATCGACGTCGCGAGCGACGAGCGGCTGACCTTCGCCGAAGTCAAGCTCCGTACCGAACGGATCGCGGCGGCACTATATGCCGCCGGCTTCGCCAACCAGCAGCCGATCGCGCTCTATGGCACCAACAGCGCGGCGATCATGATCGCGTTGCTCGCGATCTGGCGCGCCAACGGCATCTGGGTGCCGGTCAACACGCGCAACGCGGTCGATGCCAACGCCGCCTATCTCAATTATGTGCGCTGCAAGTGGATGTTCTATCATTCCAGCATGGCCACCGATGTCGCCGCGCTGCGCCAGGCAGTGCCGACGCTGACCAGGTTCGTCTGCCTCGATCGCGCGCTGGGCGAGGATCCGTCGCTGGAGGAATTCGTCGCCACGACGGGCGGCACGACGCTGCCTGATTTCTCCGATCCGTTCGGCGCGCCGGACGACGTCGTCGGCCTGTTTCCCACCGGGGGCACGACCGGCCCGTCCAAGGGCGTGGTGGTGACCAACAGCGGCTGGGGCACGATGTTGGAGACGCTGGGCACTGCGGTGGCTGGCAAGACCGACGATCCGGTGTCGCTGGTAGTTGCGCCGATCACGCACGCCGCCGGTCCGGTCGCGCTGGGGACGCTGGCGCTGGGCGCGACTCAGGTGATCCTGCCGGGCTTCGACGCGGCGCAGGTGCTGGAGACGATCGCCGCGCACCGCGTGACGCACATGTATCTGCCGCCCACCGCGTTGTACGTCCTGCTCGGCGCGCCCGAGCTAGGCCGCCACGATGTCTCCTCGCTGCGCTTCTTCATCCTGGTCGGATCGCCCGTATCGCCGGAGAAGCTGCGCCAGGCGGTCGAGGCGTTCGGGCCGTGCATGTGCCAGGCCTATGGCCAGGTCGAATCGCCGATGATCACCACCTGGCTGCCGCCCGAAACGGTGGCCGCCGCCGCCGCGGGGGTGCATCCCGAGCGACTGGCCAGTTGTGGGCGCCCGACGCGATCGGTGCAGGTGGCGATCATGGACGATGCCGGCGCGCTGCTGCCCGATGGCGAACGCGGCGAGATCGTGGTGCGCGGCCTGCTGGTATCGAAGGAATATTTCGACCTGCCCGATGCGACGGCGGAGGCCCGGACCTTCGGATGGCACCATACCGGCGACGTCGCCTATCGCGACGCGCACGGCTTTTTCTACATCGTCGATCGCAAGAAGGACATGGTGGTGACCGGCGGCTTCAACGTCTTCACCGCCGAAGTCGAAGCGGCGGTGACCGAATTGGCGGAGGTCCGCGAATGCGCGGTGATCGGCGTGCCGCACGAAAAATGGGGCGAAGCCGTGCACGCCATCGTCGTCGCCGACGGGATCGATGCGGCGACGATCATCGCCCATGCCAAGGCGCGGCTCGGCGGGGTCAAGGCGCCCAAGAGCGTGACCTTCGTTACCGAAATCGCACGCACTCCGGCGGGCAAGATGGATAAGAAAGCGCTGCGTGCCGATCATTGGCGCGGCGATCGGCTGGTCAATTAA
- a CDS encoding BKACE family enzyme produces MADKVFITCAVTGSAPMPHHPNFPFRPDHVAAEALAAAEAGAAIIHLHVRDRDTGVPSQALDDYREVVGLIRAKNDAVILNVTTGPGCTWMQSEEDPAVAGPGTLMFTAERRLEHILDLKPDMCTLDICTMQLWGGVAINLDPMITKMGHMIQDAGVMPEIECFEAGDFVFADDLMAKGALPKNAPFSFVLGTKYGLPATTEAMTYCKNQIPRGARWTGFGVSRHSFPMAAQAVLLGGNVRVGFEDTIYLRRGQIANDNASLVHWGVDLVERLGGEIASVEETRELLGLAH; encoded by the coding sequence GTGGCCGACAAGGTCTTCATTACCTGCGCGGTTACCGGCAGTGCACCGATGCCGCACCACCCCAATTTCCCGTTCCGACCCGATCATGTCGCCGCCGAGGCGCTGGCCGCGGCGGAGGCCGGCGCGGCGATCATCCATCTGCATGTGCGCGATCGCGATACCGGCGTGCCGAGCCAGGCGCTCGACGATTATCGCGAAGTGGTGGGGCTGATCCGGGCGAAGAACGATGCGGTGATCCTGAACGTGACGACCGGCCCGGGCTGCACCTGGATGCAGAGCGAGGAGGATCCGGCGGTGGCCGGGCCAGGCACATTGATGTTCACCGCCGAGCGTCGGCTGGAGCATATCCTGGACCTGAAACCCGATATGTGCACGCTGGATATCTGCACGATGCAATTGTGGGGCGGGGTGGCGATCAATCTCGATCCGATGATCACGAAGATGGGGCACATGATCCAGGACGCCGGGGTGATGCCCGAGATCGAATGTTTCGAAGCGGGCGATTTCGTGTTTGCCGACGATCTGATGGCCAAGGGCGCGCTCCCGAAGAATGCGCCTTTCTCGTTCGTGCTGGGCACCAAATACGGCCTGCCAGCGACCACCGAGGCGATGACCTATTGCAAGAACCAGATCCCGCGCGGCGCGCGCTGGACCGGGTTCGGGGTCAGCCGGCATTCCTTCCCGATGGCGGCGCAAGCGGTGTTGCTCGGCGGCAATGTGCGCGTCGGATTCGAGGATACGATCTATCTGCGGCGCGGGCAGATCGCCAATGACAACGCCTCGCTGGTCCATTGGGGCGTCGATCTGGTCGAGCGGCTGGGCGGCGAGATCGCCAGCGTCGAGGAAACCCGCGAGCTGCTCGGTCTCGCGCACTGA
- a CDS encoding amidohydrolase family protein, producing the protein MTIDPAKVVAIDVHVHAEVSCHDPEDPVMAKFFDAASTYFKADRKRPTIPETIAYYRERNIAFCLFTVDAECGMGTKRISNYEVADIAAEHADIVIPFASIDPHKGKLGAREARDLVENHGVKGFKFHGIAQNAHPADRMAYPIYEVIAEYKLPAIFHTGHSGMGTGMPGGGGLRLKYGQPMLIDDVAVDFPDMKFILAHPSWPWTDESLSMALHKDNVFIDLSGWSPKYFPKQVIQYANTQLKHKMLFGSDWPLIRPEKWIDAAREAGFRDEVLPLIMKDNAVRVLGLG; encoded by the coding sequence ATGACCATCGATCCCGCAAAGGTCGTCGCGATCGACGTCCACGTCCATGCCGAGGTATCGTGCCATGATCCCGAAGACCCGGTGATGGCCAAGTTCTTCGACGCCGCCTCGACCTATTTCAAGGCCGATCGCAAGCGCCCGACGATCCCCGAGACGATCGCCTATTATCGCGAGCGCAACATCGCCTTCTGTCTGTTCACGGTGGATGCCGAATGCGGCATGGGCACCAAGCGGATCAGCAATTACGAAGTGGCCGATATCGCCGCCGAACATGCCGATATCGTCATCCCGTTCGCGTCGATCGATCCGCACAAGGGCAAATTGGGCGCGCGCGAGGCACGCGACCTGGTCGAGAATCACGGCGTCAAAGGCTTCAAGTTTCACGGCATCGCGCAGAACGCGCACCCGGCCGATCGCATGGCCTATCCGATTTACGAAGTGATCGCGGAATATAAGCTGCCGGCGATTTTCCACACCGGCCATTCGGGCATGGGCACGGGAATGCCGGGTGGCGGCGGGCTGCGGCTGAAATATGGCCAGCCGATGCTGATCGACGATGTTGCGGTGGATTTCCCCGACATGAAGTTCATCCTCGCGCATCCCAGCTGGCCCTGGACCGACGAAAGCCTGTCGATGGCGCTGCACAAGGACAATGTGTTCATCGATCTGAGCGGCTGGAGCCCGAAATATTTCCCCAAGCAGGTCATCCAATATGCCAACACGCAGCTGAAGCATAAGATGCTGTTCGGCTCCGATTGGCCGCTGATCCGCCCCGAAAAGTGGATCGATGCGGCCAGGGAAGCGGGTTTCCGCGATGAGGTGCTGCCGCTGATCATGAAGGACAATGCCGTGCGCGTGCTGGGGCTGGGATAG